The Salvelinus alpinus chromosome 30, SLU_Salpinus.1, whole genome shotgun sequence genomic interval CACCTCTCCAGCACCTACCTCCCATATCCACCGTCTCCGAtaagttccaccacccacactcCCACCACCACGCAGCCGCCCAACAGCGACTCTCCACGGGGAATGTCAGCGGGAGCTTCACGTTGATGAGGGATGACCACCGGGGGCTGGCGTCTATGGGCAACCTATACTGCCACTACCCTAAAGATATGTCCGGCATGGGCCATGGGTCCCTCTCCCCGCTGTCCAACGGCCTCGGCTCTTTGCACAACTCCCAGCAGACGCTCTCAGCCTACGGTCCAAGTGCTCACCTCTCCAATGATGCCAAGATGCTCTCCCCCGTGACAGGCTTCGAGTCCCACGCCGCGATGCTGTCTCGGAGCGAGGAGCACATTGCCAGGAGTTTAGGTGGCCATGGGCACGGCATGATCTCCAACCTCAACGGGATGCACCATACGCACAGCCACCTCCACTCCCAGGCCAATGAGGCAGCGATGCTGGCCGAGCGGGAGAGGCACGGCGCTGGGCCCGGCCAGGGAGGAGGGTCAGGCGGGCAGGCGGAGGAGATCAACACTAAGGAGGTGGCTCAGCGGATAACAGCGGAGCTGAAGCGCTACTCCATCCCCCAGGCGATTTTCGCACAGAGGATCCTATGTCGGTCCCAAGGAACCCTCTCGGATCTTCTGCGGAACCCCAAGCCGTGGAGTAAACTCAAGTCCGGCAGGGAGACGTTCCGGAGGATGTGGAAGTGGCTCCAGGAGCCCGAGTTTCAGCGGATGTCTGCCCTTCGGTTGGCTGGTAAGATGCATCTGGTCTCACTGCCGATGTCGTGTGGGCTTCGTATTGAACAGTCAATCGTAACCAATTGACGTTTTGCGCTTATTAAAAGCACATGTTCTCGCTTTTGTCAAACTCGCTCTATTTAAACAGCTAGCTGTATAGGCTTATGTAATACATTTGATATGCTATACAAAGCACTTGTTTTATGCTGAAGACTTAAACGAACTTTATCAGACAAAAACCTCAACTTCCAAAcgattcagcaccatggatagcGGTCAGTGTAAAACGGTTGCGAGCAAAGCTACTCACGAGACCAAGTAGCCTAAACGGTTTGTCAGGAGAACTTCAGAGCGAATCTTTCTCTCTTTAAATCACAGTTTTAGAGAGATATCTGCGCTACAGTGAAAGTGATTGCACGGTATCCATGTCACCATATGTTTGTATGACACGTTGCAAGAGAAACCAGCTGCATGCACTGTCTTACACCTCAGCCTAATGTTAACAGGGTTTTTGTACCCATATAGCCAAATATAATCACTGAGAGGACCTGGGCATTGTCATATAAGGCTAATATGATGTCCACAGGGTCCTCGAGATAGGGGGAATGTGTGCTCTCTAACGCGCCAggccgggtgtgtgtgtgtctaaaacATGTCACCCTGTCCATCGTGGGTCTCTCTAGTAATTCCCATGTGTTCCAAACATGCAACTCACACAGTCACTCTCTCTCATGGGTCCCGTGTGCTCCACCAGCTTGAACATGGAGGCATATAAACTAGTCGCGCGGGAGGAGAGCGCGTCAGCGGCGCGTGACCTCTGGCTGCTGATCAATACGCGACGTCCCACTCTACCCTTTAAAATGTGGCACCCGAATCAATATTCGAATCCGACCTGAAAGACAGCCAACCACACGGCCGCGCCGGCTTTTCATTTAGACCCTTAACGGTCTAAAATTAGACTACATAGGGGTTGTCTGTCTACAACTGGCTTCCCTCTGCTTCGATGACGCAGGTTTTAGTTCATGCCATATTTAAAATGCTATGAGGCCTATCCCTTGGGCATAGAAACACATCTACTACTCAAGTAAAATACAAAGTATTTTCGTTCAAAGGACATTTCATGCTTTTGGCAATACTAGTAGGCGTATTGCCAACCCTAAATAATCGAAATAAAGTCCACAAACGCgtccattttatttttattagatTTTCTCTCTTTAGTTAATTGGTTTGATTAATTGATCAGATTATGGTTTTACATTTTAATTATTGTCCAATCAATAGTTTAAAAACGAGAGACATTCGAAATGAGTGTAAGAGAAAAATGACAATAATTTAATCAATAAATAATTCACATTTATAGGGAGAGTTGTTTTTCCAAATGGTTATCTTATTTCTGAGAAGATGTATATTTTTTGTGTAAAACAGGAGGGGATGTTTTGAGGCAAAACCTTCATGTTCGGTCCACACCAATGAATAAATGGGCGTCCCCTATCGTCATCATCCTGTATAATTTCAGGATGATGACAGACTAGGAATTTCCGTTTATGGCCAATGCTTTAATATTTTCGAATGTCTTTTCCAATTTACTCAAAAACAGGCAGttgaaacaacaaaaacaacatccGTGGCTTTTCACTGTTCTAATCTGTCAAATAAAAATCACTCTGACCAATGTAGGCGTGTGTAAATTCCCTTGTCAATAGCGGCCAGAGGGGTTGACTTTAGTGCCCCTCCCCATACCACCGTTTTCAATTAATTCAGGTACATCTGAATGGCTGGTGAGGTTACTGACTcatgaaaagtgtgtgtgtaagcctttgtgcgtgtgtatgtgtgtgtatgtgtcagcaAGCATGTGTTGAGTGGAAATGCGGATCTCACCAATCTCGCTATCATACCATACACATTTGTAAAAGCATTGAACCAACACAAAAACGTTTTGAAGCTCAGACTGGATCAGCAGGCTAGCGCAGGGGTCCGTAAGGACAGACTTTGGGAAGGTGTTGGAGCTTCTAGCAGGTTGTTGGAGATGGTGTTGACACCACCAGATCGTGTTCTTGTAGCATATGATTTTCCCAGGTGTTACAGTCAATAACTGATTCCTCTGCACTGTCACACTGTATACATGGTGTTGGGATCCCAAGCTGCAGGCCAGACAGTGTTAGAGCTGTCTGGACTTGTACAGCCATAGACCGGATACAGGTGCAACTTTTCCGTATAGGAAGCATATTTAATAAATAGTGAAAAGGCAAGACAGATAGCTGTAGCCAGCAGCCATAATAGTGTGGAGGGGCATTCATAGTGTAACTCTGTCCTTTCCCTGTTTGCCTGGCTTCGCAGATAGGAGATCAATAAAGCGGCTTCCAATTCCCAACCCCCACTCTcgctttcccctctctctctctctctccctctgtctcactttctctccctctttgtctctctctctcgctctctctctctctctctctctctctctctctccccccccttttgtctctccctccttctctgcaGTACATCACACAAATGCAACCTATAATCCATTATGATTGCCATTGCCGCTAGCACTGGACTGGCTGCTTCAGTGGATTGGAAACCCACACACTGCAGGACAAAGCGTTGAGGGATAAAGCTGGAGGATAGAAGGAGAACCGTCTGATAAAATATGACAAAACGGGCAAATAATTGCGAGTTGGAATAGTTGCAAATCCATGTAGCAGTGTTCTGTCTGTACATGTGAATTTGACTTTTGCCCACTGATATTAAGTTAGGATTCGGCCAATGGTGTACCGCAGTTGCCTTTGTGGTTCATTCTATCTCTGCGACGGTGTCAGTTAGTGGTCACAAATCATGGTCCTAGAGAGCTACAGGGTTGGCATGCTTTTGCTCCAGCCTAGTCCCAACTCATATAATTGAGCAAAAAGGctacctggccaagaaggcagatCTACATAGAAATAGCCCTCGCAAGACAAaggcagtgtttttttttttttttttaggtataTAGAGCCAGTTAGGCAGCTATCCTTGGTCCTGATGATTCAGACTGCTGTGGTTCTGAACGGACAGCTGGGAACATTTATTCAGACGCTGGCCCCAGGTTTCTGTTTCGTGACAGTGGACGTTGACTTGGATAGAGTGAACAACCTCATCGTACATCAGATGTTGCTTGGTTATATTAATCGGGGTTCAATGCTCAgaattgtgttgttgttgttattagaaATGTGATCTACAGAATGGATTGATAGAGATACGTTTTTGGAATAACACGATGTATACCCTTACGTCTCTGTGTTGTGGGGGCGCCCATACCCTAACACTGCCAGCTGGGAGAGCAGGCGTTGATCGAGGGTTGGTGAGTTTGGGCTTTGTGTCAACAGGCAGATAGAGGTAGGGTAGAGAAAGGATCAATAGAGACTTTAATAATTGATAagaatgagggagagggagatggaggagagtagGAAGGGAAGGATGAGAGTGGTGTAGCCCTTGTAGCAGATTCGCTTCTGGGTAAGCAAAGTCAAATGTGTGGTTAGCAACACGCAGCGTCAACCACAACCCAACATATGTGTGGTAGCTACAAACAGAAGTGTGTACAACATGCTGTTTTTAACACCTGTAGGAAAATAACAAAATCACATCTGAGACAGTAAAATAACTGGGTTACTTAAGAATGCACTGTTTAAATGTGTTGTTAACTCTGACGGCATAC includes:
- the LOC139560152 gene encoding hepatocyte nuclear factor 6-like, producing the protein MEVTMENLGNLHGVSHSQAGDLMSSSHARQSSAPSHRNLVSHAHGRSAMVSSMASILDGTGDYRTDPSSLSGHLHPAMSMCESGMSLSNTYTTLTPLQHLPPISTVSDKFHHPHSHHHAAAQQRLSTGNVSGSFTLMRDDHRGLASMGNLYCHYPKDMSGMGHGSLSPLSNGLGSLHNSQQTLSAYGPSAHLSNDAKMLSPVTGFESHAAMLSRSEEHIARSLGGHGHGMISNLNGMHHTHSHLHSQANEAAMLAERERHGAGPGQGGGSGGQAEEINTKEVAQRITAELKRYSIPQAIFAQRILCRSQGTLSDLLRNPKPWSKLKSGRETFRRMWKWLQEPEFQRMSALRLAACKRKEQDQGRERNLVPKKQRLVFTDLQRRTLAAIFRENRRPSKEMQITISQQLGLELSTVSNFFMNARRRCHDRWGSTGGIEGNEHGDVHGNVHGHGHMHAHGNNNNAGSSTAQPGTSSATAFSKE